The Borrelia hispanica CRI DNA segment AATATGTTACTTAAATAGTTTTTAACAAAAATAGTATTATACTTCCTTTTATTGGTTAAAGGTTAAAGATAATTAAAAAGGATAAAGGACATAAAGATTGGATATCAAAATTGACAATGATTTTAACTTAACATTTAATTCAAATTTACAGATCGTTGATAATATAGAAGAACAAAAACAACGATTATTTACATTTTTAAAGATTCCAAAAGGCAGTCTTTTCTATGATAATCAATGGGGTTTAGATTATTCACACATTATAAAGCTTATCAAGATAAGCTCTTTAACGCAAATCAAAACTTACTTATTTAATGTTATACAAGATCTCAAAATTGACATTGTAAATCTTGACGTAAACATACAATCAAACACAATAAGCATTGTCTTTCACTTCCCAAATGACACTCTAAATATGGAGGTTAAATTATGAGCATCCTATTTGATTCTGATTTTGGTATTTTAAAACAAAATATTAAACAAATAGTTGAAACTAAAC contains these protein-coding regions:
- a CDS encoding contractile injection system sheath initiator; translated protein: MDIKIDNDFNLTFNSNLQIVDNIEEQKQRLFTFLKIPKGSLFYDNQWGLDYSHIIKLIKISSLTQIKTYLFNVIQDLKIDIVNLDVNIQSNTISIVFHFPNDTLNMEVKL